Proteins encoded in a region of the Melioribacteraceae bacterium genome:
- a CDS encoding LD-carboxypeptidase: MRIIKPKKLKPGDVIGIISPASSPDDLSKVNRGVQYLEKLGYRVEVGKHVGIQEGYLAGTDQQRITDIHSMFANKLIKAIFSIRGGYGSGRLLDKLNYNQIRNNPKIFVGYSDICALQMALFVKCGLITFAGPMVAVDFHDEVSKFTEEVFWRTITSDKKIGKLSNPRNEKFYVLNKGRSFGRIIGGNLSVLTSLMGTEYLPKLKDSILLLEDINEAPYRIDRMFNQLRLAKIFKQINGIVLGHFVNCVESDPEKKSFSLNEVVIEYFQKLDLPVIYNVKHGHIKENLTIPFGIRCVLNASRGYIEIPESAVS; encoded by the coding sequence ATGCGAATAATCAAACCAAAAAAACTGAAACCCGGGGACGTGATTGGAATTATTTCCCCGGCATCTTCACCTGACGATCTCTCCAAAGTAAACCGCGGCGTTCAATACCTTGAAAAACTCGGATATCGTGTTGAAGTCGGTAAACATGTCGGTATTCAGGAAGGTTATTTAGCCGGTACTGATCAGCAGAGAATTACAGACATCCATTCGATGTTCGCTAACAAACTTATTAAGGCAATCTTCTCAATCAGAGGCGGTTACGGCTCCGGAAGACTCCTCGATAAACTCAATTACAACCAGATCCGCAATAATCCGAAAATATTTGTCGGGTACAGCGACATCTGCGCGCTTCAGATGGCGTTATTTGTAAAATGCGGATTAATAACATTTGCCGGACCGATGGTGGCGGTCGATTTCCACGACGAGGTGAGCAAGTTCACCGAAGAAGTTTTCTGGCGCACTATCACTTCCGATAAGAAGATTGGAAAGCTTTCTAATCCGCGCAACGAAAAATTCTACGTTCTCAATAAAGGACGGAGCTTCGGAAGAATTATCGGCGGCAACCTTAGCGTTTTAACTTCGCTTATGGGGACGGAATACCTTCCTAAACTGAAAGATTCTATTCTGCTTCTGGAGGATATTAACGAAGCTCCATACAGGATCGACAGGATGTTTAATCAATTGCGGCTCGCGAAAATATTCAAGCAGATAAATGGAATTGTGCTCGGTCATTTCGTTAATTGTGTTGAAAGCGATCCCGAAAAGAAATCATTCTCGCTCAACGAGGTTGTAATAGAGTATTTCCAGAAGCTTGATCTTCCTGTGATTTATAATGTAAAGCACGGCCATATAAAAGAGAATCTTACTATTCCGTTCGGAATCCGGTGCGTACTTAATGCTTCAAGGGGATATATTGAAATTCCGGAAAGCGCGGTTAGCTGA
- the phoU gene encoding phosphate signaling complex protein PhoU — protein MKPNLSQEIESLKTNLIKMASIVDEQVERVIYALETGEVDHCKGIKTRDLEVDAYDNLIQTQCENLLTLFRPLDSDLRFILSSLIINNQLERCGDIAINVAQHLKKANAQNELIIESRIYEMGQNARKMLKQSIDSFIHQDSDLAMLVIQSDDKVDQLNRDTFKFLIKKMETDIKLIEPCSHLLILTRNLERLADHATNIAENLLFFVDGQIISHRKNIDKLPKVE, from the coding sequence ATGAAACCGAATCTGAGTCAGGAAATTGAAAGCTTAAAAACGAATTTGATCAAGATGGCATCCATTGTTGATGAACAGGTTGAAAGAGTAATTTATGCTCTCGAGACTGGGGAAGTTGATCATTGCAAAGGAATCAAAACCCGTGACCTTGAAGTGGATGCATACGACAACCTGATCCAGACTCAGTGCGAAAATCTTTTAACACTCTTCAGGCCGCTCGACTCTGATCTGAGGTTTATCCTCTCCTCGCTTATTATTAATAATCAGCTCGAACGCTGCGGCGATATAGCTATAAATGTTGCGCAGCATCTTAAGAAAGCTAATGCGCAGAACGAACTGATTATCGAAAGCAGAATTTATGAGATGGGTCAGAATGCCCGCAAGATGCTCAAGCAGTCGATCGACTCATTCATTCACCAGGATTCCGATCTTGCAATGCTCGTAATTCAGAGCGATGATAAAGTCGATCAGCTTAACCGCGATACATTCAAATTCCTCATTAAGAAGATGGAGACGGATATAAAACTAATTGAACCCTGTTCGCATCTTCTTATTCTTACTAGGAATCTTGAGCGGCTTGCCGATCATGCGACCAATATTGCCGAGAACCTACTATTCTTTGTCGATGGCCAGATAATAAGTCACCGCAAGAATATCGATAAACTGCCGAAGGTTGAATAA